The sequence CCTTTATTACCGGTTAATCCATCCCTGCTCAGTTAGCACGGAGGATGGAGGACTGAAAGCCTTTCTGCTTATGGTAGCTGAAAACTCATCTGTTGAACATGCCCTGTGCACCCATGAGCCTGGCCCAGATGAGGAAGTGGGTCCATTCTGGGGACCAAGACTTCTTCCACAAACTGTCTCTGTGAGGCTGGTTGAAAGGCTGGAAAAACGAAGATAGGGCAGGCTGTAGGCTAGGCCTGTCACTGCTAAGAGACAGGTATCCAGGccctgaggaaaagaaaaagtgagCCTCCTGGCCTCTAGAACTTCCTGTTGGATGAGTAGTATGGTGAAGAGAAGCTGAGAACAGATGTAACTGAAGTCCTGTTAGTAAGAGAAGTTATCACTCTCAGGGACCATGGGGAACCATTTCTGACGTGTGCACAGACTTTACAGTGTGTTGTTTGTGATAATGGTGGTTTCTGTTCACCGCGCCCCAGACAGAGACTCCTCAGACAGTGTCCTTGCTCCCCATTGCAACTCTCGGAGGCCAGGGTTATAATCCCAATCTcactcaacattttttacatataaaattcagtgaaattaattttgttcatcatgttgtacaaccatcaccattatccactgCCAGGGTTTTTcttcacctttaacagaagctaAGTGAAGTGCCATCTAAGCAATTTTAGCAATTCACTTAGTGTGAATTGATGTTCCATTTACTTTTTCATTAAGACATATGATGTTGGcacattttttgtgagttattctctacctatattaaaaaaaaaaatcctttgtcgtccggtcgatttcaattcatagcaccctatagggcagactagaactgcccacagggtttccaaagagcagataatgatggatttgaactgctgaccttttggttagcagccaggctcttaactgctgtgccacaagGTCTCCAAGTTCTTGTGAAATGACTATACATTAACCAATTTTAATTTGGTTGATTGTCTTGTTATTAATGATTTCATGGGCTCCTTTATATATTCTGTGTAATTAACAGCGTATGTATTGTAAATATTACTCCCAGTCTGCAGATATTTACTTCTAATCTGTGGACTTCTGATTCCTGTTCTTGACGATATCTTTTGGTGATaggaagtttttatttttgatgaagtcACATTTATCAGTTGTCACAAGGATAGTCTTCTATACTTTCTTCCAGTAGCTGGAGATGTTTGTTGAAGTATGTAACacatttacactttttttttaatggggtgaCTAAAGAGCaagattattttcttccattcaatTACCCTGTTTTTCATGGcatgttttaaaaatcagttatttACTGTTTTATATCTGAATTCTATTTTATTtacacttttctctctttttgctaAAACCACACAACCTCGTTTACTGTTGTTTTCAATAAATCTTCAAATCCTCCaaccatgttcttcctttttaaaatacttttgggtattttggacatttttcatttttatacataactcaaaccctggtggcacagtggttaagagttcacctgctaaccagaaaggtcggcagtttgaatccaccaagcactcctttgAAAACCAATAggatagttctactgtgtcctacagggtcactataagtcagaatcaattggatggcactgggtttggttttgatttatgtcAGTTGTTTCAAATAACTTTCGATTTTGATTGGGGTTGTATTAAATGAGTAATTTGGGGAGAATTTTCATCTTAGTAATATTGAATTTTGATCACTGCGTATGCTACATCTCTCCACTTAGTTTGTCTTAAATTTTTCTCAGTGATATTTTGAAGTTTCCACTCCAAGGTCTTAAAAAAGTTGgtaattttattctttatatttagtttttatgttttacaactggcttttttttttatatttgatatttctattaaagtgatattttaatttaaaagttttCTGTTTGTGAAGCTGAGTTGGGATGAATTCAAACTAGGTTGCTGTAAATTGAGGATATTTATTTTAATCCCTaaggtaatcactaataaaataatttaaaaaaatacagaaaaataatgaCGATGAAATCAAAATGGTAcactagaaaaaaatcaataaacacaaaaggaaagagattgtaagaatggaaaaaaaatgatccaactatatgctatcTTTATGATACTTCAGACCCAAAGATAAAAATGGGTTGAATATGaatggatggaaaaagatattctATGCAAATTATAATCAAGAGAGCTATGGTGTTTATAGTAATGCtggacaaagtattaaaatattcCCCTGGAACATTTTGTTGAGTATGTATGGCACATGATGACAATTCAAAATTAACTAAAAAACATAATACTATATTTATAGATTATAGCATGTTGAAAACAGTATTATATATTGCTAAGCAATCAGAATAGAATACAGAAATTgcttcctgttgctgttgagtcaattctgactcatatcaatccAGTAGGActgaatagagctgccccataagtttcTAAGAAgctagcagctggtggattcaaactatcaatctattggttagtagccaagctcttaaccactattgctAGTAACAATTTCtataaagagaaaatacaaatttttaagtagaaaaaaaatgctcaagctTTAGACAAAGCAAGCAACATTTCGGTTTGCAGATAGATTATGATCATGAAACCTGGAAATTTACCAAGACATCATCTATCTTCAATCCTGATACAGTATCACTCACCAAAGACAGTCATTTCAATAAGTGAATCAAATGATTCATAAAGACTGTGTCAAACCAATTACAGTTATGTCATGTTTATCTGGAATATCAAAGAAGGATATTTTCCATGAGATAATATTTACCATAAACTTAAGTAGATTGAGATATTGGATCCTATTTTTCATTCCTCTCTGTATCTGTGCTCCTTGCCATGTAACTTTTAAGCTCTGCAAGAGGCAGATATCCTTCCTCAAACCTTTGACTTTGGTCTCAGCTCTGTGATTCACATTGACTATAGAATATAACAAAAACAGTTGCTTGAAAAGCTTTTGTTAATGCATGTTTCCTTTTGTGACTCAGGCACTGACATTGGAAGAATATACTCTAGCTACCCCAGTGGTCCAAGAAGGATCATAGATACATGAAACAGCTGCCAAATGAACGTATACACTTATTGTCCTGAGTCGAATTCATCAGCCAAGATCAGGCTAGATCAGATGACCTCAGATATTAGCAGATCATAACATGTTTTACTGTCTTAGTATAcagagataaaataaaatttacatgaccaaataaaatttaaacaatcCATATTTTGGACTGTTCAGGCAGAGATATGTCTTATGTGCACTTTAAAGAGTGAAATGGAATTcatattttcaatatattttgTGCCTAAGGGTTGAACAGACCTTTGTTTATTATGTTTACTCTATTATGCTATGATATATCCTCTCTCCTGCTAAGCTATTCATTTTCAGAACATCTCTATAAATCCATATTCAGAAAGACTTCGTTTACATGGGTAACCACATTGCCATTTATACTAACTCAGAAATCTTCATTTGCCTAACTCTGATTCAGAAACCTTAATTTAAATAGATTGAGCTTTAATAACTGTGTTGCTAATTATTTTTCAACTAATTTACTTATCTTTAAAGAACATTGGTATTGGATGATCAATCAAATGGGGAGTTACATTAGACACGTGCACTGCTTTGCTATTTGAAAAGGaatgtgaataaataaatcagcTAGAATATTTGGacaattttctacattctctgaaaatgaacaaataaatctttACAGACTTTGCAGTTTGTGACAGGGTAACTTTGTACTAACTTTCTTACTGCCTCCTTCACATCTTTGTTCCTGAGGCTGTAGATCAGGGGGTTCAGTATGGGGATGACCACTGTGTAAAACACAGAGGCCACCTTGATCATGAGCCATGAACCCTTGGAATTAGGCACACAGTAGAGAAAAAGGATGGTTCCATGGAAGATGGTAATGGTAGTTAGGTGGTAGGCACAGGTGGAAATGGCTTTGTGGCGCCTCCCAGTTGAAGGCATCTTCATGATagtgataaaaatgaaaatataagatgtaagaaTGATCATGAGGCTGCTTATTTCATTGAATGTGGCTGACACTAAAATGATCTTCTGACTAATGTAGGGGTCAGAGCAGGACACAGCAACAATGGCAGCATGCTCACAGAGAAAGTTGTTTATGAAGTTGGTCTCACAAAAGGATAATGTCAACAGAAAGTAGGTGAATGTCAAGGAACAGAGTATACCCCAAGCATATGAGGCAGTCACCAACAGGAAACAAAACTTCGGGGACATTGCAACCTTATAGAGCAAAGGGTTACAAACTGCTACAAATCGATCATAAGCCATTGCTGCCAACATGAATGTTTCGGTCACCACAAATATGCAAGCCAAGAAGAATTGGGTGAGGCACCCTGTGAAGGAGATTGTTCTGTCTTCCACAACCAAGTTTTCTAATAGTTTGGGTGTAACTACTGAAGAGTAACAGAAATCAACAAAGGACAagtggctgaggaaaaagtacatgggggtgtggagtttGGGGTTGATCCTGATGATCACAATCATGCCCAGGTTCCCGATGACAGTGACTGTGTAGATGGTCAGGAAGACCATGAAAAGGGGCacctggtgaagggaaagacaggacACAGTACAGAAggggtcagcataactggactaaaacaaaagcaaagatgtttcctgaataaactgaatgcttcgaaggccagcatagcaggaatggagatttggggaccatggtctcaggggacatctaagtcaattggcgtagaaaatctattaagaaagcattctgcatcccactttggagagtggcatcttggtcttaaactctagtaagcagccatctaagattcatcaattggtctcaacccacctggagcaaaggagaatgaagaacaccaaagacacaaggtaattacgagcccaaaagacagaaagggccacataaaccagagactacatcagcctgagaccaaaagaactagatggtgcccagctacaaccgatgactgccctgacagggaccacaacagagaacccctgcaggagcaggagagcagtgggatgcagaccccaaattctcgtaataagaccagacttattggtctgactgagactagaaggaccccggttttcatggtccccagaggttctgttagcccaagacaggaaccattcccaaagccaactcttcagatagggattggactggataatgtagtagaaaaagatgctggtgaagaaggagcttcttggatcaagtagacacatgggactatgctggcatctcctgtctggaggggggatgagagggggtcagaagctggtggatggacatgaaaagagagagtggagggaaggagtttgctaactcattacagggagagctattaagagtatatagcaaactttcacataaagcacaataaaaattaaaaaaaaaaaaaaaagagttgtacCTGGAGGTCCGGATATTCTGAGAAGCCCAAGAGCATGAATATGGCTCTAGCGCTCTGATTTTCTTGGTTCCTGTTGAGAAAATAGGATAGTTGATTCTCAAAAGCAAAATGTGAATTAGACAGAACacaatgaagaaacactgagaaacTTATTGTCAACAAAGACAGTTATTAAAAATGCTTAA comes from Elephas maximus indicus isolate mEleMax1 chromosome 7, mEleMax1 primary haplotype, whole genome shotgun sequence and encodes:
- the LOC126080365 gene encoding LOW QUALITY PROTEIN: olfactory receptor 5D13-like (The sequence of the model RefSeq protein was modified relative to this genomic sequence to represent the inferred CDS: inserted 1 base in 1 codon); translated protein: MASNNHHHKNDWWMRDGTPSLYWVARIGLTELIFQLRHAGNERMNHANIKDKCRYSFHENQLSYFLNRNQENQSARAIFMLLGFSEYPDLQVPLFMVFLTIYTVTVIGNLGMIVIIRINPKLHTPMYFFLSHLSFVDFCYSSVVTPKLLENLVVEDRTISFTGCLTQFFLACIFVVTETFMLAAMAYDRFVAVCNPLLYKVAMSPKFCFLLVTASYAWGILCSLTFTYFLLTLSFCETNFINNFLCEHAAIVAVSCSDPYISQKIILVSATFNEISSLMIILTSYIFIFITIMKMPSTGRRHKAISTCAYHLTTITIFHGTILFLYCVPNSKGSWLMIKVASVFYTVVIPILNPLIYSLRNKDVKEAVRKLXTKLPCHKLQSL